In the Topomyia yanbarensis strain Yona2022 chromosome 3, ASM3024719v1, whole genome shotgun sequence genome, one interval contains:
- the LOC131689262 gene encoding natterin-4-like has protein sequence MPQLTQPPPEETKPPSSPSSSSSAEDDGLNSCSIAPRFPFHDDLIGGCWQHCTVDGPFPSNMVRAGVDGDGAVIFAGRAFHEGEMVPAKVIPSKNAAYICYGGEEILKEDFEVLRSGDFVWEFASNGVVPENAVKIGATVDGEPLYMGRALYSGTQTPGKVHSSHACLYIPFDGAEVSCAEYEVLCLK, from the exons ATGCCTCAACTGACCCAACCACCACCTGAAGAAACCAAACCTCCGTCGTCACCATCCTCGAGCTCGTCGGCTGAAGATGATGGACTGAATTCATGTTCGATTGCGCCGAGATTCCCTTTTCATGATGatcttatcg GAGGTTGTTGGCAGCACTGTACCGTGGATGGACCGTTTCCCTCAAACATGGTACGAGCTGGAGTAGACGGGGATGGTGCGGTAATTTTTGCCGGTCGAGCCTTCCACGAGGGAGAGATGGTTCCGGCTAAGGTTATTCCGTCGAAGAACGCTGCCTACATCTGCTACGGTGGGGAAGAAATACTGAAGGAAGACTTCGAGGTGCTCCGATCCGGTGACTTCGTGTGGGAATTTGCCTCGAACGGAGTCGTGCCAGAGAACGCGGTCAAGATTGGTGCTACGGTTGACGGAGAACCGTTGTACATGGGAAGGGCACTGTACAGCGGCACGCAAACACCGGGAAAGGTGCACTCTTCCCACGCGTGTCTGTACATTCCGTTCGATGGTGCCGAGGTCAGCTGTGCCGAGTACGAGGTACTCTGCCTTAAGTAA
- the LOC131688309 gene encoding uncharacterized protein K02A2.6-like: MSESYLQVGVDETTSMLLSINTHRGIYKVNRLAPGVKAAPGAFQQLVDTMLAGLKHTCGYIDDIIVGGENEEEHWRNLQALFQRLQEFGFTVRLEKCSFGRSQIKYLGHLLDQHGIRPDPSKIEAIKLMPAPMNVSEVRSFLGAINFYGKFVPNMRALRYPLDELLKSEANFNWTTECQTAFDKFKQILSSDLLLTHYNPKLEVIVSADASSVGLGATICHRFPDGSLKVVQHASRALAPAERNYSQPDREGLAIIFAVTKFHRMIFGRRFRLQTDHAPLLRIFGSKKGIPVYTANRLQRWALTLLMYDFTIEYVATNKFGNADILSRLINRHVKPEEDYVIAAISLENDVRDVQQGTRTDPVLGKAFRFVQEGWPKILPSEADRELVRFFNRRESLTTVQGCILFGERLVIPHQLRKRCLDQLHQGHPGIQRMKAISRSYVYWPTLDGEIADFVKRCSHCASAAKSPAHVPPVPWPKPTHTRQRVHVDYAGPIDGDYYLLVVDSHSKWPEIIQTRRITSTATIKMLRSLFARMGMPETLVSDNGAQFTSAEFAEFCIANGIEHITTAPFHPQSNGQAERFVDTFKRTVKKIREGRGSMEEALDTFLLTYRSTPNRSAPDGLSPSEIMFNRRIRTCLELLRPPPQRPSEPTEQTTQTRSFKQNDTVYAKIYCKNVWSWIAGTIVEKLGNVMYNVLLQNRRLVRSHINQLRTRSPTSAGSTETCSQSAKHRPLPLNVLLDAWDLPGSSSTSPTSTSQSADPPVLKVAQQEPSLSPSQVAYRIPAVNSNTSSSSTSSTSSSFESANTSTPAAPLPRRSSRVRRAPIRLNLYERY, translated from the exons ATGTCGGAATCATATCTTCAGGTCGGCGTCGATGAGACAACTAGTATGCTTCTCTCCATCAATACACATCGGGGCATATACAAAGTAAATCGTCTTGCGCCCGGCGTGAAAGCTGCACCAGGAGCATTCCAACAGCTTGTGGACACCATGTTAGCAGGTCTCAAGCACACGTGCGGTTACATCGATGACATCATTGTAGGCGGAGAAAACGAAGAAGAGCATTGGCGGAATCTGCAGGCATTGTTCCAACGTCTTCAGGAGTTTGGATTTACAGTTCGGTTGGAAAAATGTTCGTTCGGACGTTCTCAGATAAAATATCTGGGCCATTTACTCGATCAGCACGGAATCCGCCCTGACCCGTCAAAAATAGAAGCTATCAAGCTCATGCCTGCACCGATGAATGTATCTGAAGTTCGTTCTTTCCTTGGAGCCATAAATTTTTATGGAAAGTTCGTTCCGAATATGCGAGCACTTCGATACCCTCTGGATGAGTTGCTGAAGTCAGAAGCCAATTTCAATTGGACAACGGAGTGTCAGACTGCTTTTGATAAATTTAAGCAGATTCTATCATCGGATCTCCTCCTGACCCACTATAATCCAAAGTTAGAGGTCATTGTGTCAGCTGATGCATCTTCAGTTGGCCTAGGAGCAACGATTTGCCATCGGTTCCCGGACGGATCATTGAAGGTCGTCCAACACGCATCCAGAGCATTGGCACCGGCGGAGCGCAATTACAGCCAACCTGATCGTGAAGGACTAGCCATAATATTCGCAGTTACGAAGTTTCATCGCATGATTTTTGGTCGCCGATTTCGACTCCAAACAGACCATGCACCATTACTCCGAATTTTCGGTTCAAAAAAAGGAATCCCGGTCTACACAGCCAATCGTCTCCAGCGCTGGGCACTAACGCTGCTAATGTACGACTTTACCATTGAGTACGTGGCTACAAACAAGTTTGGCAATGCCGACATTTTATCTCGACTTATCAACCGCCACGTTAAACCAGAAGAAGATTATGTGATCGCAGCTATTTCGCTCGAAAATGATGTCAG AGATGTCCAGCAAGGTACTCGAACGGACCCTGTTCTAGGGAAAGCTTTCCGTTTCGTCCAAGAAGGCTGGCCAAAAATATTGCCCTCAGAAGCAGATCGCGAGTTGGTAAGGTTCTTCAACCGGCGCGAATCTCTTACGACTGTACAGGGGTGTATCCTTTTCGGAGAGCGGCTTGTCATTCCACATCAGCTGCGTAAGCGATGTCTCGATCAATTACATCAAGGCCATCCCGGAATTCAGCGAATGAAGGCAATTTCGCGTAGTTACGTTTATTGGCCGACCCTTGATGGCGAGATCGCTGATTTTGTAAAAAGGTGTTCCCACTGTGCATCTGCTGCTAAATCGCCAGCACACGTGCCACCAGTTCCCTGGCCTAAGCCCACCCATACAAGGCAACGAGTTCACGTCGATTATGCTGGACCCATAGATGGTGACTACTATTTACTCGTGGTGGATTCGCACTCGAAATGGCCAGAGATTATCCAAACACGCCGCATCACCAGCACAGCTACTATCAAAATGCTGCGCAGTCTCTTTGCCCGCATGGGTATGCCAGAAACATTGGTGTCGGACAACGGTGCCCAATTCACGAGTGCGGAGTTTGCGGAATTTTGCATCGCAAATGGTATTGAACACATTACTACTGCGCCATTCCACCCTCAATCCAATGGTCAGGCAGAACGTTTCGTAGATACGTTCAAGCGCACGGTTAAAAAAATACGGGAGGGAAGAGGTTCAATGGAAGAAGCATTGGATACGTTTCTGTTAACTTACCGAAGCACTCCAAATCGGTCAGCACCAGACGGACTATCCCCTTCAGAGATAATGTTCAATCGTCGAATTCGGACGTGCCTTGAGCTACTGCGTCCGCCACCACAACGCCCGTCAGAACCAACAGAGCAGACAACGCAAACAAGGTCATTCAAACAAAACGATACTGTGTATGCAAAAATTTATTGCAAAAATGTCTGGAGCTGGATTGCCGGTACCATTGTCGAGAAGCTTGGTAACGTAATGTACAACGTCTTGCTTCAGAACCGTCGTCTAGTTCGATCACACATAAATCAACTCAGAACCCGATCTCCCACCAGTGCGGGTAGTACAGAAACATGTAGTCAGTCAGCCAAGCACAGGCCGTTGCCATTGAACGTACTGCTCGACGCCTGGGATTTGCCTGGGTCATCGTCAACATCACCTACCAGTACTTCACAGTCTGCAGATCCACCGGTACTGAAGGTTGCTCAACAGGAACCATCATTGTCCCCGTCTCAGGTGGCATATCGTATTCCGGCTGTCAACTCAAACACGTCGTCATCGTCTACATCTTCAACGTCTTCCAGCTTCGAATCAGCGAATACCAGCACACCAGCAGCTCCGTTGCCTAGGCGCTCTTCCCGTGTTAGAAGGGCACCCATACGGCTCAACCTGTACGAGCGATATTAA
- the LOC131692557 gene encoding uncharacterized protein LOC131692557, with the protein MATKWVWASVQGPFPPNMVQGGQDSDGCGIFVGRANHGGDLLPAKVIPSKNAAYVAYGGEETFVSSIEVLCQKELVWDHAVGGTIPPDAIVGGNTADGEVLYIGRAHHEGSQTVGKVQCSHGCVYIPYDGQEVAVQTYEVLCER; encoded by the exons ATGG CTACCAAATGGGTTTGGGCTAGTGTACAGGGGCCGTTTCCACCCAACATGGTCCAGGGTGGCCAGGACAGTGATGGCTGTGGTATCTTCGTTGGACGTGCCAACCATGGCGGTGATCTGCTTCCTGCAAAAGTGATCCCGTCCAAGAATGCCGCCTACGTTGCGTACGGTGGCGAAGAAACTTTCGTTTCTAGCATCGAAGTGCTCTGCCAGAAGGAACTGGTCTGGGATCATGCTGTTGGCGGTACCATCCCACCGGATGCGATAGTTGGGGGTAACACGGCCGACGGGGAAGTACTGTACATCGGGCGTGCCCATCACGAGGGGTCGCAAACGGTAGGAAAGGTGCAGTGTTCGCATGGATGCGTTTATATTCCGTATGATGGACAGGAGGTTGCTGTACAAACCTATGAAGTGCTGTGCGAGCGGTGA